From the Serratia nematodiphila DZ0503SBS1 genome, one window contains:
- the hemB gene encoding porphobilinogen synthase yields the protein MSYAFPGTFPGRRMRRVRRHDFSRRLVAENQLTVNDLIYPVFVMEGSNRQEEVASMPGVSRMTIDLLVKEAETIAKLGVPVISLFPVIEPSLKSLHAEEAYNPEGLVQRTVRALKDAVPELGILTDVALDPYTTHGQDGVIDEQGYVINDVTKDILVRQALSHAEAGAEIVAPSDMMDGRIGAIRDRLELQGLVNTQIMAYSAKYASCYYGPFRDALGSSGNLKGGNKKTYQMDPANSDEALQEIAQDLQEGADMVMVKPGMPYLDVVRRVKDTFGVPTFAYQVSGEYAMHMAAIQNGWLQEQPAVMESLMCFKRAGADGVLTYFAKRVAQWLHDDAMRR from the coding sequence ATGAGCTATGCATTTCCGGGCACCTTCCCTGGTCGCCGTATGCGCCGCGTGCGCCGTCACGACTTCAGCCGCCGCCTGGTGGCCGAGAACCAACTGACGGTCAACGACCTGATTTATCCGGTGTTTGTCATGGAAGGCAGCAACCGCCAGGAAGAAGTGGCCTCGATGCCGGGCGTATCGCGCATGACGATCGATCTGCTGGTGAAGGAAGCGGAAACCATCGCCAAACTTGGCGTGCCGGTGATTTCCCTGTTCCCGGTAATTGAACCGAGCCTGAAATCGCTGCATGCGGAAGAAGCCTATAACCCAGAAGGGTTGGTACAGCGCACGGTGCGCGCGCTGAAAGACGCGGTGCCTGAGCTGGGCATTCTGACCGACGTGGCGCTCGATCCCTACACCACGCATGGGCAGGACGGGGTGATCGATGAGCAGGGTTATGTGATTAACGACGTGACCAAAGACATTCTGGTGCGTCAGGCGCTGTCCCATGCCGAAGCGGGCGCGGAAATCGTGGCGCCGAGCGACATGATGGACGGCCGCATCGGGGCGATCCGCGATCGTCTGGAATTGCAGGGCCTGGTGAATACCCAAATCATGGCTTACTCCGCCAAGTATGCTTCCTGCTACTACGGCCCGTTCCGCGATGCGTTGGGCTCCAGCGGCAACCTGAAGGGCGGCAACAAGAAGACCTATCAGATGGATCCAGCCAACAGCGACGAAGCGCTGCAGGAGATTGCGCAGGATCTGCAGGAAGGTGCGGACATGGTGATGGTGAAACCGGGCATGCCGTACCTCGACGTCGTGCGCCGCGTGAAGGATACCTTCGGTGTGCCAACCTTCGCTTATCAGGTGTCCGGCGAGTACGCCATGCATATGGCGGCGATTCAGAACGGCTGGCTGCAGGAGCAACCTGCGGTGATGGAATCGTTGATGTGCTTCAAACGCGCCGGCGCCGACGGCGTGCTGACCTACTTCGCCAAGCGTGTCGCGCAGTGGCTGCACGACGATGCGATGCGTCGCTAA